The following DNA comes from Pseudorasbora parva isolate DD20220531a chromosome 8, ASM2467924v1, whole genome shotgun sequence.
GCACCTTTGGGTTTCTCAGCACGATTGTGCACCTGGATATCCATTTTTGTCCAACCAATGGGATTCTTACTGACACATTCAATGGTAGAGTTGAGGTTCCTGGAACTATAGCAATGGAGACGGTAATGATGCTGATGGTGTTCTCTGCTGAAAAGGCACTGTAATATTCACCGTCCAGATTCGTCCAGTATATCTGGGGTAACGGCATACCACTGCTGACACACATGCAGGTTAAGGCATTGCCCCACTCCAAACAACGGGAGCTATTCAGGATTTTAGGGGCATCTGAAGATAAATTTAAGTTTATTACAAAGATGTTCTTCATCACCTTACTTTAAATGTGAATGTATGATGTACCATAAGTGAAATGATACATACGTCTTACTTTGGGGATCACAGTACTTTCAGTCTGTATGCTTTCTTGAAAAATGACTGTGCATGTGAGCTTAGTATTGTGATGTTCAAGCTCAGGATGGAAAATCATTATTGAAAAGTGCTTTTCGCTACCAGGCGCTGCGGAACCGTGACGTCTAATTTCATCAGGCTCAATCCCTTTCCATACTATCTTTCCTAAGGGATTCATGCAGTCCCCTGGAACTTTGCAGGATATCTCGGCCTTCTCTCCCACTGTGAGTTGTGGGACGTCTATAGTTGGTTTCTGGGTGAGCTCTAAAACAATGATTGGAATCAGAATGAATTAATCTGAATGTGTGTGCCACTTCCTCTGTTAAAAATGCATACCTATGATAAACACACAACCAACCTTTTACAGTAATTTGCACTTTCTGAGGAAAGATATACACTTTCCCTTGTCCCCATTCCAGTTTCAATCTGTATTCACCTTCAGATTCACCCTGAACCAAGTTCTTTAGTATAAAGCTGCACTCTCCCTCACCAGCTTTGTCTACGGTACTGGTCATAACAGGAACTTCTACAGTTCGGTTAAGTGCATCTTCTTTGAACCAGGTTATCTTAATGGGCTCTGAGACACTTAGAGGGATAGTGAATAAGCAGAACACACTGATGCACAAACCGGCCTCTCCAGTGTAGCTGTCTCTTACTGTGATGGAGAAGAAGTCAGTCGGTTCACCAGggactgaaataaaaaaacaaatcagaGCAAGAGATCAGACAGACTGTGGACTTTAGTTTAATTATTTGTCTTACACATCATCTAAATATCGTTTAAACGTATCAATCAATTTATATCAacgaaaatgtatatatatacatattttctttagttttttttatctttCCAAGCTCAAAACTCTATTACGAGAAATGTCGAAAAAACAAAGAAACGAAATATCCAGACACCAATCTTGTTAAAATACACTACACTAAAGATAAACAGGCAGCTTCTGTTCACTTGAGTTACCTTGACCTAAAGAGTTCATCTATACAAAATCaactatgttttatttttttgagtgaaaatgagaaatgtacACAAAATGTTGAAAAAGACAACAAAAACAACTGGCTGAATTGGAGTAATCAAATTTACAATGAGAAATAATATAAAAGTTAGCACTCACCTAAAGTCACAGAGTTTATCATTTTAACAGCAGTCAAAATGAACAGCAGCGTTTGCAGCATCTCAGACTAATGTGATGAAACAAATACAGTTACTGGAAACCAGGTATGTTTATGGGTCATTTCTGGGATTCAGAAATATTTCAGTCCCTCAGACTTTTTAAAGTGGTTGTTCACCAAAATGAAATATGAAAAGCTTTTCACAATACCTTGGTATGTCCATTATAATGAATAACAATTATTattgcatttaaatattttttattttattattaaaaaagttttatttccACCCTGtcatcactgggcatcacaAAGATTCCACTAgactggtttgagtcctatctcactGGTAGGTCTTTCAAACTTGCCTGGAGAGGGGAGGTATCCAAAGCACATCAACTGACCatggggttcctcagggctcagtgcttggacctctcctcttctccatttacactacatcactgggacccatcattcaggcactTGGCTTCTCATaccattgctatgctgatgatacGCAGCtctatctttcatttaaaccaGATGATGCCACAGTACAtgcacgaatctcaagctgtctgtcggatatctcggcatggatgaaagaacatcacctgcagctcaaccTGGCAAAGACTGAGTTTCTAGTCTTTTTACAGTTTGCAGCTGAAAACTCATCTCATCCGTGAGCACGTGAGCATCCATTTCCTTTATTCCCTCACTATTCTAGCTTATGCTACTCTAAGCAATGTCCTTAGCACccaaaaaaatctgtcatttattcctcaccctcatgtcgttccaaacccgtaagaccttcattcttcttctgaacacaaattaagatatttttgatgaaatccgagagctctctaaACCCTCCATAGACTGCAACgtaatgaacactttcaaggcccttAAGGTAGGAAATACATTGTTAAAATcctccatgtgactccagtggttcaacctcaATGTTATGAAGCAATGAGAATACGCtttgtgcaaaaacaaacaaaaataagagACTGACAGTCACAGGCTAGatcaaaaataacaataattttacaattcgacgaaaatagtttttgtgcacacaaaaaatcgaaataacgactttatccaccaagttattgaagCTGCGTCATATTtccgcgcatgcgtcgagttcacgtcaataacttggtcaataaagtcgttattttgatttttgtgcacaataactattttcgtcccATTgtcaaattattgtacagccactgtagtgagatggactttgtatcgacgtgtttagtgcctttatgggtcttgtgagtggaaatgtactgaatgccaattgaggcctttctgaagcctttctcagccatcagctttcaacaaaaatatcttcatttgtgtgttctgaagatgaacgaaggtcttatgggtgtccaacggcatgagggtgactaattaatgaaataattttcatttttgggtgaactaaccctttaatgcgtTTACAGGCAGTACGAAATCGAggtcccgaccggtttatgcttacgccgtttatgaccttacttcGATAAAAGAAAAtaggttaccgcgtttacatgaccatgttcattgtcgaattattaggcataatcggcttaaagggatagttcactttgaaattaaattttgatatgttttagcttacctcatgggcatctgagatgtaggagtatttgtttccccagtagtttcaacgagcggtttgtgtgagaaagcGAACAGTAtctatatcgtttttacctcttgtacaccactacgtccgactgatccgagggcgcgcgtgcgtgtttcctgtggtgtacaagaggtaaaatcgatataaatactgttcgttttctcacacaaaccgctcgtttcgtgtcttaggccatcagtgtgtacttacaatggggattgtttcatttggacttctctgtgtatgctctttgaggtggtgaccatagacctgcattatgtgaggcacagacaagaacggattgacctaaaatgatcaaaatgaaactactggggaaacaaatactcctacatctcggatgcccatgaggtaagctaaaacataacaaaa
Coding sequences within:
- the LOC137085106 gene encoding LOW QUALITY PROTEIN: sialic acid-binding Ig-like lectin 10 (The sequence of the model RefSeq protein was modified relative to this genomic sequence to represent the inferred CDS: deleted 2 bases in 1 codon) — translated: MLQTLLFILTAVKMINSIGVWIFLPGEPTDFFSITVRDSYTGEAGLCISVFCLFTIPLSVSEPIKITWFKEDALNRTVEVPVMTSTVDKAGEGECSFILKNLVQGESEGEYRLKLEWGQGKVYIFPQKVQITVKELTQKPTIDVPQLTVGEKAEISCKVPGDCMNPLGKIVWKGIEPDEIRRHGSAAPGSEKHFSIMIFHPELEHHNTKLTCTVIFQESIQTESTVIPKVRHAPKILNSSRCLEWGNALTCMCVSSGMPLPQIYWTNLDGEYYSAFSAENTISIITVSIASSRNLNSTIECVSKNPIGWTKMDIQVHNRAEKPKVSWSLSTPWIFFNLSVVVNVIFASCLTVILGRKTQKQPNDDNHVYMSTLKREESVYENINVSSERS